CGaagttttatttacatatttacatatttagcTGTTACTAAATCGGCTGTTTTGCTACCACGGAACTAAACATCTGAGGTCGTTTCGCGCGGACTTATTTTTGTAAGGCACCAACGCGCCCGGCAACATGGAAGTGTAAGTCAAAAAAGGGCTCATGGTTTTTGGATATATCTCATTCGTACACAGAAAAGATGCTATAATTGTTGTAGGAAGCAATATTGATGATGAAACCTTATATTGCATCACCCTTTTCGCTGTTTGATCGATTGACAAAGGTTAACATATACGatactttttatatttaatctattctgtttttgtagcgtGACATTTGATTAAAACGTTTTCAACACCagattacagaaaaaaaaaccatgcatgcatccatccattatccgaACCGCCTATTTATTTCTGGAAACTatggaaaaaacaacacacgaTATTAATAATCGTATCGCTACAGTGAATATTCTAATTCCATGAGTCAGCTTGTAATATCTTCTTCTTAGGAAAAACGCTAACGCTGCCATGCTCAGCAACTATGAGGTGAGGCAaattgctcctttttttttttatacacttaAATGTTATAAATAGGATGTTGCTTGAGTAAACGTTTGTAGAAGTATCAATTATTTCGTGAAATATGCGCACTGTCACATGGATGAGTCCCGTGTATTTGTTAGGTCTTCCAGCTGCTAACCGACCTGAAGCAAGAGAAGAAGGACAGCGGCAAGAGCAAACACAGTGCCGGGCAGCAGAATCTTAACACCATCATGTATGAGGTCAGCATGTTACATGTGTGGTATAGAATAGAATATTCATCTGTTTCCTCATCATTGTGAGACATAATGAACATGATCAGTGTCTTCATGTCAAGgaatatgaaaaacaaatagaataGTAAGATCATTGCAACATTACTTTTGACATGCGTGGCAAACAAGGAGCCCTTCTTACCCCACAAGTTGCTCTCACTTGTATGTTGCAATATGTTGTCACTTCCCACCAGTCACCCTTGTGTGTCGGCAGACGCTCAAGTACTTGTCCAAGACGCCGTGCAGCCGCCAGCGTCCTGAGATGCTCGAGGCCTTTCTGTCCACCATGATGCGGCACAAACTCACAAAGTCAGTGCCGGCTTGGCAAAAGAAGTTGTTGTCATGTCACCTTGATGCATTTTCACACCTTGGCCAGGGCTGAGAAGCTGCAGTTGCTCAACCACCGACCCCAGACTGCCGTGGAGATGCAGCTGGTGAGTCTTTTCACTCTGGTCACAACAAGAAGCAGCGTTATTGATTGTCCTCCAGTGAAGGTCATGGGCAAAACCACCCTaaaaagtaaatgtttttttattgcaagTAACTGTTGTTGCTGATATGTCCACTGGAGGGCGCCCAGACTCCAATGAGCACTTCTCATTGAATTGATATTGCAGCACTTGTGAAGATGCCAAATTGGGGTCAATGTGGGCCCTGAAGCCAAATGTTTGTTAAAGATAACTGGCCTCACTTTTGATTGTCCTTGTGGCAGCCATAACAACAAGCATTGTcgtgattgtgtgtgtttgcacccGAGATGGTGGAGGAGAGCGAGGAGCGTCTGTCAGAGGAACAGATCGAGGAGCTCATCCAGATCATTTCAGGAATTCTACCCGGCGATCCGGAGCAGGAAGACGCAGCGACTGCCGATGGGGAGGCGGCGTGAGCTCCTTCATCTGAACTGGGAGTGCCCACTTGTGTTGAAGCACAAACATCACCTGGCATCTGGAAGagaacatttgattttataaagacatttgaatgtgttttttcttcttcatgcaGTCTTAGTTCCCCAAAGTTACTGATGATTTCAAATGTGAGAAAATCAAGAGATACAGTCGAATGCACTTTTCCTCTTTCTTCAATCCAATTCCAAATTCCAAAAATCAGCATGAGGCATGATAACGTCAATTTTGCCGTGCTAGAAAGTCAATGTGCCTGGACAAACACGTCTTTATTGTTGTAAATGAGGTCATTAGTTGCCGTTGGCTGGAAACGGAGAACGGCAGAAGACGTGTCCTGCAAGCAGTGTGCTCCAGTGCTAATGTTTGCTTTGACAACAACAGTccagataaaaaaattaatctcattcgagggaaaagaaaatcgaTCTCCGTCATTTGCATCACTTCCCGTGTGACCGTTGAGCCATCTGCTGGCAGAGATCAATCATCCATTATTTATTGACATGCATTATCGAGTGTAAGGATGCAGACTGCGCATGTGCGCGTCCAACGCTCATGTTTTCGGGACAGTCAAAAAGTAGGACGAATTACTTGAGGTGGGCTTAGCTCTCAGGAAACGTCCCCGGTGAGCTTTTAGCGAGAACGTAACCGATCGATGAGCTGAAATCTTTTTGGTCTCGAGTACGGaagtgggagggagggggggggggggggggaacaaaaagCGTTCTACTATGGCGGAATTGCCATTTAAGAGCTCCACCAATGGGGAGGTTCTAAACATGCGTTCGTCCAATCAGAATCGAACTTTCCCCAAGGGGgcgacttgttttttttctgcctttttttgCTCCATCCTCCTCGTCAATTGGTGCCTCACGAGTGCTCGTTTAAGACTCACAAGCGGTCGCCAGCGGCGCCGACTGGAAACTTGGATATTCCTCGCCGCTTCTTCGTGACTACATGGCCAAGGCATTTCCGCTGCAGCAGCAAAGCTGAGAGCTTCGCAACGATTGTGCTCCTTCGTCGGGAGGCTCGGGTAAGTCGTCCATCCGAGCCGAACTCACGACGTCTGGCTAGCTGGCTCGTGTCTGCACTAGCTTCTTACACTAAGCGTTTTCGGGCCTGCTGTCTGGCgatggctcacctggaggaggcTAGTCGGGTGCCTGTCCAGATGTGGCGCTGCCGCCAGGCCTCGGCGGTGGCGCGCACGGGCAGCTCGGAGCAAATTGACCTGTTGATGGCGCTGCTCTTAAATCGTCGTCGTCACGTAATAGAGCACACGTTCAGTCGTCTTTGCTATCCAGTGGTTATTTGGTGCAGCCCGAGGTCACTTGCAACTGTTGACTAGTTCACTGGAACAGTCATATGACGTCACTGTGTTTAGGTTCAAACCAACAAATTTCCACGTATGCTAAAACAACCTAGACGTTAGGATCGAAGTCTTCATGTGCACGTATTGGATCTATACGTTCGGAACCAGCCAAGGTATAGCGACTGTGAAGCTCCTCAGACCTCATGACCGCACACAAGGAGGCTCAGAACCAGCTCAAAAGTGGGGAGTGAGGCTCCTCAGCTCACATAAGGGGAGTTGTCAGCATCAGTGCAAGCAGAGCTCCTCCAGACAAGAGGGCCCTTCTGTGCTCAGGTTAACAAGTGGAAGCTCCCCGGTCCAGTGAGAACGCGAGTGTCGCAGTGTTGTActtgaaaaaaagaggaagtggCTTCGTCAGCACATAGCGGCGTGAGTATGAGGAAGTTTGCGGTTCTGCCAGGTCGATGGGAACGTGATCCACTGGCTCGGCCAAACTGTCAATGATGTGTAATTAGCGAAGGCGCGGTGTTGGCCAGAGGGTGTTGAGAACTCCATTCCCCCGAGGACCGAGCCCAGCGCTTGGATGGTCGCTCCTCAGGACCGTCCCGGCGAAGTGTGCTTGTGTCGGCGTGACGTAGATGGCCTCTTTTATGCTTTCAGGTGGACACAATGGATGTGGGCCTTCACCTGAGCGTGCCGGCGGGCCCGTAACCTTTCCAGCGGAACTCGCGAATACCCAGTCCGGATAAAGATGCGAGTGAGCCGCTCCAACGTCCTGCTGGGGTGCGTGCTCCTTTGCTCCGCCTCCCTGCTCTACCTGGGCTTGAGTGGGTTGGACTGCCCCCCCGCAAGCCGGCGCTCCCGCTGGGCAGAACTCCATCGGGGCTCGGCCAATCCCAACGCTTCGCTGGGCGAGCACCTTCCTGAAGACACACCCCTCATCTTCATCGGAGGCTTTCCCCGCAGTGGCACCACCCTGATGCGGGTCATGCTGGATGCCCACAAGGCCGTGCGCTGTGGGGAGGAGACCCGCGTCATCCCCCGACTGCTCACCATGCGCGCCTCCTGGAGCCGCTCCGCCAAGGAGCGCTTACGCCTGGACGAGGCCGGTGTCACCGACCAGGTCCTGGACTCGGCCGTGCGCGCCTTCCTCCTCGAGGTGATGTCATCACGGGCATGACTGTGGGGACGTCTCGTATTTACGTTGCAGCTGGGGGCATCTCCCTTGtggttgttgacatttttgttgctGTCCTTGTGGCCAAACGTATATGTGCTTCAGGTTATCGTGGGCCACGGCGAGCCGGCGCCTCGTCTGTGCAACAAAGATCCCTTCGCCTTGAAGTCGCTGACTTACTTGGCTCACATCTTCCCTAAGAGCAAGTTTGTGTTGATGGTGCGAGACGGACGCGCCTCGATACACTCCGTCATCTCACGCAAGGTGAGCCCCCGCTGCCGTGTGCTAGCAAAGCGCTGTGTGGTGCCCAATGAGTCTGACCTTGAGTCCCTCAGGTGACCATCTCGGGCTTCGACCTGAACAATCCACGCGACTGCCTGACCAAGTGGAGCAACGCGGTGGAGACCATGTTCAACCAGTGCGTGGCGGCCGGTCCTGAGCGCTGCTTACCAGTGCGCTACGAGCACTTGGTGCTGCATCCTGAGCGCGAGATGCGTCAGCTGCTGCGCTTCCTGGAGCTCCGCTGGGACCCGGCCGTCCTGCACCACGAGGAGCTCATTGGCAAAGCCGGCGGCGTCTCGCTCTCCAAGTGAGTCGGGGTCTTCCGGGCTAGTGCCAGAAACTGCACAAGGCAAATCATTTGCATGTATTGTGACGCATGCTAGGGTGGAGCGCTCGACGGACCAGGTAGTGAAGCCGGTGAACACTGAGGCGCTGGCCAAGTGGGTGGGCCACATCCCCGACGACGTGGTGGAGCACATGGCCGAGGT
The sequence above is drawn from the Syngnathus acus chromosome 14, fSynAcu1.2, whole genome shotgun sequence genome and encodes:
- the LOC119133783 gene encoding DNA-directed RNA polymerase III subunit RPC9, whose protein sequence is MEVKNANAAMLSNYEVFQLLTDLKQEKKDSGKSKHSAGQQNLNTIMYETLKYLSKTPCSRQRPEMLEAFLSTMMRHKLTKAEKLQLLNHRPQTAVEMQLMVEESEERLSEEQIEELIQIISGILPGDPEQEDAATADGEAA
- the tpst1l gene encoding tyrosylprotein sulfotransferase 1, like; the encoded protein is MRVSRSNVLLGCVLLCSASLLYLGLSGLDCPPASRRSRWAELHRGSANPNASLGEHLPEDTPLIFIGGFPRSGTTLMRVMLDAHKAVRCGEETRVIPRLLTMRASWSRSAKERLRLDEAGVTDQVLDSAVRAFLLEVIVGHGEPAPRLCNKDPFALKSLTYLAHIFPKSKFVLMVRDGRASIHSVISRKVTISGFDLNNPRDCLTKWSNAVETMFNQCVAAGPERCLPVRYEHLVLHPEREMRQLLRFLELRWDPAVLHHEELIGKAGGVSLSKVERSTDQVVKPVNTEALAKWVGHIPDDVVEHMAEVAPMLARLGYDPRANPPDYARAPPLSNPALPWKVAEPSGAA